The stretch of DNA TTGCTGCATAATTTTGTTCGCTAGTTTCGAGATTTGAAGTGCTGCAAACTCTCAAATTGAAGTCGTTGTATCTTAGGGACGATTGCCTGCAACGTATAACACTTTACTACGGGCAATTTCGTCTTGCGGAGAAAGGAAATTCCTTACCTCAACTTGCTATTACTGTTGCTGCGATTTTTGTACTTGTTCAAGACATCCAGAGTAATATTCAATCACAATTAAATCATTGAAACGTGactacaataattcataaaacttgcaattttaaaatcaaattaataattagaTTCCACAGGTACAACTTGGGCCCATGGAGCCAAATTCAATAGAGTAGGAGAAACTTGATTTGGATCTTTGGTCCAGTTAGATTAGAGTCTTTTTCCATGGCCCAAACAAACAAGGATATTAATGCCAATGGTCCACTACATAATACCAACAAATGGAATATTTTAACAAGGTATGCAAATGCataatctattaattaattacatcAACATAAAACTATTTTCTGAATATGCataatctattaattaattacatcAACATAAAACTATTTTCTGAATAATACAAGACTAACTATTTTCTGAATAATACAAGAGTaattctcttgtgagacggtctcacgaatctttatatgtgagacgggtcaaccctagcgatatcacaataaaaagtaatactcttagcataaaaggtaatagtttttcatggatgacccaaataagagatctgtctcacaaaatacgagtCGTGAAATCGTTTTTTGTCATAATATAAATcactcaaataaaaaaaatgaatttgtaATAAATGtaatatttcgaaaatcctaACTTTTGGTAGAATGTGAAGGGTAAAAAATCAGTACAAAAGGCAAAATAAAAAGACCAAAAATAGGCTGATTATGAAGATGTGGACCCAGAGTGCTTAAACCCTAATTAAATCACGgaatctttcaaaataaacGGCTGTGATGATTCGTTAGCCACCATTCACCTTGACTTGTAGCCGTTGTCTTTCTCTGTCTATCCCTCTTCTCTCTTCAGAAAGTGGGATTGGGTTAAGAAGCCATGTGTGGAATTCTCGCAGTTCTCCGTGTCACTGAAAACTCTCAGGCGAAGCGGTCCAGGATCATCGAGCTCTCCAGAAGGTTTAATTTATCTTCATCTGCGATGATTGTGGGTTTTTTTTTCCGTGCGTTATCTATTGGTTCTGGTGTTATTGTTTGATTTGGAAAATGTGTTTTGATCTTcgttttcttgattttcatATATGAAAATCGTAGACTTATGATATATCGATCTCGTGTTATCAGTTAATTGTCGCAAGATTATTAGTTTTTTTCCCTCGGAAAATGtacttttatatttgtttttgCGAGACAAAAACCTGGAGTGATACATTATTTGAAATATAGTGGTTGAATTTTTGGTTGCATAAGTGATTAATGGGACAATTTTATAATCAATACAGGAATTATCTCTGTGATATGAAGCAAATCAGAAAGAATTGACATTTTATGGGAAAGGTTGAATGACCATCATGTCTTATAAGAAGTGAAAGCTGTTCCTGCAAATcagaaaaaaattacaattttttgaGTGTGGGGATGGGGGACGTTTAATATTGAATTTCTCTATTATTGTTATTTTCTGTTGCCGTGTTAATTTTTTCAATAttgtaatattttaataatttcttatttaactGTCATCTGTCGATAATGTTGGTCATGTCTAAAACAATTGTTTCAAGATGATTTTCGATCAATATTCTTATTTCAATATGAAGACTTTATATTAAACAACAATTGAATCATGTTTAATCAAAGTCACATGAAAATTATTTAGTGATGCTGGTTGTTAAGCTCGGTTTTGGCTGGTAGCTGTTCTTACTGGCTCTGTCCATGATTGTATTATCATTACATAAAGCGTTGCACAATCTAGATATTATTTTGAGTCATTGTTACTTGTATTTGGAGCCCATAGGTTGCGGCACAGAGGTCCTGATTGGAGCGGCTTGCACTATCATCAGGACTGTTATCTTGCTCATCAGCGTTTGGCAATTGTAGATCCTACATCAGGGGATCAGCCACTGTATAATGAAGACAAAACAGTTGTTGTCACGGTAGGTAAAATTTTGCATAAAAAGAATTTCTCACATTGATTGTCTTTTAAGCGGCTGAGATTCATTATGTAATACCTTTTTATGGGGTAATAGTGTCTTTTCATCCAGCTCCAATGTTTTTGAGGAGTTTTGTTTCCCCGTAAATATGTAAACTATAAtttacttctatttttattaaaatggaAAGTATGATTTTCCCAGTTATGTGGCATCTGGAAGAAAAATCATTTCCGTTGACCACTCACAATCAGAAATCATCTTGCCAAAAGTTTATGTTCCTTGAACGAAGAAAAGAGGCTTACCAGAAACATAGTTCTCTCCATGTGTTTTAGTTTCCAATATTTGTGTGCTTTACATTACAATTCCTGGGAAAATCTTGATTATTTTTTACAAGACATGTgatgtttctttttttttttcctgtaTCCTCTCTCTTGTTACTTTCAGGTTAATGGAGAAATTTACAACCATAAAGAACTTAGGAAGAAGCTGCAGTCTCATCAGTTCAGAACTGGAAGTGATTGTGAAGTTATCGCTCACCTGGTTAGTACTTGACTGACAGTAGTTGGAGATAGAAGTGTGCCACTGCATGATAACATCTGACAATTTTATCTGTTGTTCCCGAGTAGTTCCTTGAAAAATTTTCAGAATTATATGAGGTAAGCTCGTTGCCTCTTACATCAGTTTTTTATacaatttgaataattttttttccagtATGAAGAACACGGTGAGGATTTTGTTGACATGTTGGATGGTATGTTTTCATTTGTTCTTCTCGACACTCGCGACAATAGTTTCATTGCTGCTCGAGATGCGATTGGTATTACTCCCCTTTACATAGGCTGGGGTCTTGATGGTATGTGACCATTTTCTCCCTACATTAAATCTTTTGGATGTGATTCTGTGCAGTAATCCCATAGTACACTGTAACTAGGTATGCAGCAGCAGGGTACTGGCATCATTCtcttttcttatgttttgaatgCTGCATGTTATGATGCACTGTAGATGCATTGTTAAAAAAGGAAGTTTCATTTGTGGATCTCTCCTTTGGATTAAAGCCTAACCCTTTCATATGAAAATTGTTTCGGTTATCTTGTGACAAGGTTTTTGCTTAACTAAATGGTTCACTCTCAGGATCAATATGGTTTGCTTCGGAGATGAAAGCTTTAAGTGATGATTGTGAACGATTCATGTCTTTCCTTCCAGGACACATCTATTCAAGCAAAAGCGGTATGTTAGATGAACTTGAAATCCCCAGAGGGCAATTTAATTTGCTTCAACTATTCTGACTGCAACTGTTCTTTTTGCCAATGTAACTTAAACATCCAACTTTTTCCTGCAGATGTTGTCATTTATTTTATTGACAAATGCATGAAGGTTTAAGTTCTATACTGTTAAATCATGCTCATCCAGAAGTAATGAGTATAGCTATTGATCTGTTGTATGGTGGGTTTAGCTGATAAGGCATTTTCATGCTTGCAAGACATTAAATCCACTTGTTTAGCTAATCTTTATGTGATCCTTTTTACTAGTAATGTGAAATTAGTTTATCAAAACATAAAGTCCTGCATGATACTGGAACTGTAAAATATATTTGTAACTAAGAATCTGGGGATTGAAGTTGATTATGATAGAAATGGGAACTTGTTCCTTAGCTGAAGAAGCATCTTGCTAAACATGTTCTGGGATGCCCGAATTTTCTCTGTTCTGCAGTAAACTACTTGCAAATATATTTACTGCTGCAATATGCTAATATGATAATGGCAACAGGAGGGCTCAGAAGGTGGTACAACCCACCATGGTTTTCAGAACAGATACCTTTGGCTCCTTATGAGCCCCTAGTACTGCGCAAGGCCTTTGAGAAGGTTATCTTGATCAATTCTGTTTCCAATTGACTGTTGTGCTATATATTATTTTGCCTTAACCATTAGATGTGGTCTGTGCTtatctaaaaaattattaatcagTGATTTTCATCTCTTCTGTTTATTTATTCTTTGCTTTCTTCAAATATCTGAGTATTCGAGTCTTATCTTTCTTGTGTGTATTTGAATCAGATTGGTCTTTCTCTTCCTTTCAGTCCCTCCTGATCTCATTTCTTTTCCTTTCCCAAGTACTTCTTTCTTCCTAGCTACTCTGCATTGATAGTCCTCTAAATGCCTTCTCTTTTTTACAGTTTACTGTTCGATATTTTTTTTCAACTCTTACAATTGTAAATCTTACTTATTTATGTTGTGTTATTCTCATGTCTTATTCATGTTATAGCCTCATCTTTATTATGTTTGATGTAACGTATGTCACATTCATATCATTTCAAGTTTTGTTTTTTCTCCTTCAAAACCATacaattttgttttaaaaatgtttCTTATCCATACTCTTTTAGCATCAGCTATTGTAATTAAGCCTGTGAAATGATTTGCCTTGAAATTGTGCATCTATCAAATCTTTGTGTGCATATTGTGGCTTTTTTAAATTACATTTTCTTATGCTCTTTAACTATTTTGCAGGCTGTTGTGAAGAGACTCATGACAGATGTACCCTTTGGTGTACTTTTATCTGGTGGATTGGACTCATCGCTTGTTGCTTCGGTGGCTTCCCGCTATTTGGTTGATTCCGAAGCAGCCTGCCAGTGGGGATCACAATTGCATACCTTTTGCATTGGCTTAAAGGTGATAAACTTTAACAACAGTCATTGCTTCCAGTTGTTGTAGCAGTTCTGTTGCCAAGTATGTTCCGCACCTCAGTGGTTTTGATTCCCTAGTAACTCTCTCGTGCAAAGGAGAATTGACAATTTTTATGAAGAATGAAAAGAATAATTGGAATATCTCCTCTTCAGACTTCTGTGCTTGCCACAAAATTCTCCGCAAGCTTCTTGATATTAACTTCGGAACCTCTAAGCGCAACTGTGCCCTTTGTCCAAGCAATTTTGTGAAGTTTATTTTCTGCATTCTGTTTAAATTTATACGTGATGTATATAAACAAATGCAAACCGTTACTCAGCAGAATCTTCCATTGTGTATGACAAAGGGGATGAAAAGAGCACGTAGCCGGCATACCaacttttttataaaaaaacatacaaaaactaaaatcatatattttactGACTTATTTTTTAGTTCAAGGCACTGGTATCGGTTAAAACTTAGCATCTTGGTGTCACATTGATGCACTATTTTCTGTCAAATCTTTACTTCTTTGTATAACAATGGCGAAAGCAATCTATCTTGTCGATCTTCACTTAATCCCTGTATAACCAATCAATGCTATTTCTCAACCTTTGTTCCTATTCTTTAACGGCTAAAGTTACAATTCTATGTCACTTGTCCCTCTACACTATTAATCTTGTTTTTCTCTGTTTCAGGGTTCTCCTGATCTGAGAGCAGCAAGAGAAGTGGCAGACTATCTGGGAACTCGTCATCATGAGTTTCATTTTACTGTGCAggtatatttattatatgaatgttgaataatttattttacacCACTGTTgcttttttatcattttctcttttttttattgtaaaatcaGGAAGGAATAGATGCACTAGAGGAGGTTATCTATCATACTGAAACATATGATGTGACTACTATCAGAGCCAGTACTCCAATGTTTCTCATGTCcagaaaaataaaatctctGGGAGTAAAAATGGTTCTATCTGGTGAAGGTTCTGATGAGATTTTTGGCGGTTATTTGTATTTTCACAAGGCACCCAACAAGGAGGAGCTTCACAAGGAAACATGTGCTAAGGTACTTTTCCACAACATATGTTTAGTAAACCCAAAAAGATAATATGGTTGTCTTGATAAGGTTTTAATCGTTACTCCTAGGAAGAATTTTCAAATATGA from Primulina tabacum isolate GXHZ01 chromosome 3, ASM2559414v2, whole genome shotgun sequence encodes:
- the LOC142539768 gene encoding asparagine synthetase [glutamine-hydrolyzing] 2, with the protein product MCGILAVLRVTENSQAKRSRIIELSRRLRHRGPDWSGLHYHQDCYLAHQRLAIVDPTSGDQPLYNEDKTVVVTVNGEIYNHKELRKKLQSHQFRTGSDCEVIAHLYEEHGEDFVDMLDGMFSFVLLDTRDNSFIAARDAIGITPLYIGWGLDGSIWFASEMKALSDDCERFMSFLPGHIYSSKSGGLRRWYNPPWFSEQIPLAPYEPLVLRKAFEKAVVKRLMTDVPFGVLLSGGLDSSLVASVASRYLVDSEAACQWGSQLHTFCIGLKGSPDLRAAREVADYLGTRHHEFHFTVQEGIDALEEVIYHTETYDVTTIRASTPMFLMSRKIKSLGVKMVLSGEGSDEIFGGYLYFHKAPNKEELHKETCAKIKALHLYDCLRANKSTSAWGLEARVPFLDKEFINIAMGIDPEWKMVRPDLGRIEKWILRNAFDDEQHPYLPKHILYRQKEQFSDGVGYSWIDGLKDHANRQVTDAMLANANFVYPENTPTTKEGYHYRTIFERFFPKNPARSTVPGGPSVACSTAKAVEWDAAWSNNLDPSGRAALGVHVAAFEETKAVADAPATNGPPVK